A single region of the Larimichthys crocea isolate SSNF unplaced genomic scaffold, L_crocea_2.0 scaffold288, whole genome shotgun sequence genome encodes:
- the smim11 gene encoding small integral membrane protein 11, translating to MINWKALDNVPILLYILALKTLLLCLAFAGVKIYQGKKAEEALKKEQAEKRRLAQQVQDLIDNKKED from the exons ATGATCAACTGGAAG GCTTTGGACAACGTCCCCATCCTCCTGTACATCTTGGCCCTGAAGacgctgctgctctgtttggcGTTCGCCGGGGTGAAGATCTACCAGGGCAAGAAGGCGGAGGAGGCCCTGAAGAAGGAGCAGGCCGAGAAGAGGAGGCTCGCCCAGCAGGTGCAGGACCTCATCGACAACAAGAAGGAGGACTGA
- the LOC104935049 gene encoding insulin receptor substrate 2-B, with the protein MDELEERRANQQRPPPVSSSPLSSVSFTQTWPPVESPLRPPWRDGSLQSSPPSRLFEELFCSRHAPATLVPLAGALVTSSSSSGPQSDVVKKGFLGKLEKNHRRYFVLRAGSHTGPSRLEWYKSQEKFAAAEKSAGKAGLFSSSKQGVIYLRCCLGVSRIGSSRKGHTVALYAKDQTVVLVVEDQWEQEEWYQAIRKLMEEERKDDEHGEGFDEEDDDGYCTLPPAAFFKEVWSVTVKTRGLGCSKSLAGESHLCLTATSLILVRVGACSDSPSVTIPLLSVRRFGHLDGSFFLELGRSAPNGPGEIWMEARGQGNLAVAQHIHEVVRETVRALRALPDFSRSPTSNHNQLQTLLASKRCRPKYRDKPLNVRPLGSRLVLPAKNPESPTQCRLELRKPDQTEPESTPSSTPETSCYMEMKTDHLLVNNERGDDSRTTDVVTEDACRVAAWEPGEQQEVEEVEEGLGYMMMSPQVSHSSSVLPQDEYVTMASPRKHDWPADSSSSSLQTSFNSSTSDSCSPLHPSHHWTVTSTRPGQIRTASSPFVTSEPGCTSPVQVGPNSVRLQSTRRCRLSLCLPFCLQAEDRS; encoded by the exons ATGGATGAACTTGAAGAAAGGCGTGCCAACCAGCAGAGACCTCCACCTGTTTCCAGCTCCCCTCTATCGTCTGTCAGCTTCACCCAAACGTGGCCGCCTGTCGAATCCCCTCTGCGGCCTCCCTGGAGGGATGGCTCTCTTCAGTCGAGTCCTCCGTCTCGACTCTTCGAGGAACTCTTCTGTTCCAGGCACGCTCCCGCCACTCTGGTCCCTCTGGCCGGCGCCCTcgtgacctcctcctcctcctctgggccGCAGAGCGACGTGGTGAAGAAAGGTTTTCTGGGGAAGCTGGAGAAGAATCACAGGAGGTATTTTGTGCTGCGAGCGGGAAGTCACACCGGGCCGAGTCGACTCGAGTGGTACAAGAGCCAGGAGAAGTTTGCAGCCGCGGAGAAGTCGGCTGGTAAAGCTGGGCTGTTTAGCTCGAGCAAGCAAGG GGTGATCTACCTCAGGTGCTGTCTCGGCGTGAGTCGGATTGGCAGTTCCAGGAAAGGCCACACGGTGGCGCTGTACGCCAAAGATCAGACCGTAGTTCTGGTGGTGGAGGACCAGTGGGAACAAGAAGAATGGTACCAGGCCATCCGGAAACTGATGGAGGAAGAGCGGAAGGATGACGAGCACGGTGAAGGGTTCGACGAGGAGGACGATGACGGGTACTGCACTTTGCCGCCTGCTGCTTTCTtcaaagag GTTTGGTCCGTCACGGTGAAGACCAGAGGTCTGGGCTGTTCCAAGTCTCTGGCTGGGGAGAGTCACCTCTGCCTGACGGCGACCTCTCTCATCTTGGTCAGAGTTGGCGCGTGCAGCGATTCGCCGTCCGTCACGATACCGTTGCTGAGCGTTCGACGGTTCGGCCACTTGGACGGCTCGTTCTTCTTGGAGCTCGGCAGGTCGGCGCCAAACGGTCCCGGAGAGATCTGGATGGAAGCGAGAGGCCAAG GAAACCTTGCAGTGGCCCAACACATTCACGAGGTGGTTCGAGAGACGGTCAGAGCGCTAAGAGCTCTTCCAGACTTCAGCCGGTCTCCGACCTCCAACCACAACCAGCTCCAAACTCTTCTGGCCTCAAAGCGCTGCCGACCCAAATACAGAGACAAGCCGCTGAATGTGAGACCTCTTGGATCCCGTCTGGTCCTGCCCGCCAAAAACCCTGAAAGTCCAACACAATGTCGCCTGGAGCTCCGCAAACCAGACCAGACAGAGCCTGAATCTACTCCGAGCTCCACGCCTGAGACTAGCTGCTACATGGAGATGAAGACGGATCATCTCCTGGTGAATAACGAGAGGGGAGACGACTCCAGAACAACTGACGTGGTGACCGAGGACGCCTGCAGGGTGGCAGCCTGGGAGCCAGGtgagcagcaggaggtggaggaggtggaggaggggctGGGGTACATGATGATGTCACCACAGGTGAGCCACAGTTCGTCTGTGCTGCCTCAGGACGAGTACGTAACCATGGCGAGCCCACGTAAACACGACTGGCCAgctgactcctcctcctcctcccttcagaCGTCATTCAACAG CTCCACCTCTGACagctgctctcctctccacccGTCACATCACTGGACGGTGACCTCCACCCGCCCAGGACAGATCAGGACCGCTTCATCTCCTTTTGTCACAAGTGAGCCAGGCTGTACCAGCCCAGTCCAGGTTGGTCCAAACTCTGTTCGACTGCAGTCTACCAGAAGATGCCGGCTGTCGTTGTGTTTGCCTTTCTGCCTGCAGGCGGAGGACAGATCCTGA